In Populus nigra chromosome 1, ddPopNigr1.1, whole genome shotgun sequence, one genomic interval encodes:
- the LOC133680793 gene encoding tobamovirus multiplication protein 2A-like, translated as MARKSPLVAFVFQLINSFFTLSGLAIVSYALYCLLKLKAAAPPPHVHTKHEIARALLGSDQDISIWLSNKLPAAWFIYLLLVIGASLVIISSVGCIGTATRSPCCLCFVSSIALFVAQVGVASFMFFNHNWEQVVPNDRSGSFHSTYHFLTINWKIIRWVVIGALVLEAIAIVLALYLRYLSRVSYHLDYHRTVVYPDMTRRNSEKRRNPATAAPSARGTQEMTVARSTSKTGNRKTGGIS; from the exons ATGGCAAGAAAATCACCATTGGTTGCGTTCGTCTTTCAGTTGATCAACTCCTTTTTCACCCTATCTGGTCTAGCCATAGTGTCATATGCGCTATATTGTTTATTAAAACTGAAAGCCGCAGCACCACCACCTCATGTTCATACGAAGCATGAGATTGCTAGAGCACTTCTGGGTTCTGATCAAGATATATCCATATGGCTATCTAATAAGCTTCCTGCTGCTTG GTTTATTTATCTTCTACTAGTAATTGGCGCATCCCTTGTCATCATTTCCAGTGTCGGGTGCATAGGAACTGCAACCAGGAGCCCATGTTGTCTATGCTTTGTATCCTCAA TTGCGCTTTTCGTGGCTCAAGTTGGAGTTGCTTCCTTCATGTTCTTTAATCACAACTGGGAACAG GTTGTTCCTAATGACAGAAGTGGCAGTTTCCACTCAACCTACCACTTTCTCACTATTAACTGGAAAATCATCAGATGGGTTGTTATTGGTGCACTTGTTCTAGAG GCCATCGCTATAGTACTGGCTTTATACTTGAGATATTTGAGCAGAGTTTCATACCACCTGGATTACCATAGAACCGTTGTTTATCCTGACATGACGAGGAGAAATTCTGAGAAGAGGAGGAACCCAGCTACTGCTGCACCCTCAGCTAGAGGAACACAAGAGATGACAGTCGCAAGATCTACTAGTAAAACAGGGAATAGAAAAACAGGGGGGATAAGCTGA